In Amycolatopsis coloradensis, one genomic interval encodes:
- a CDS encoding lasso RiPP family leader peptide-containing protein, translated as MKGVYEPPALQAAGAFSKVTGCGKCGWGRDRYCRRGHHHWHW; from the coding sequence GTGAAGGGTGTTTACGAGCCCCCGGCGCTGCAGGCCGCCGGGGCCTTCTCGAAGGTCACCGGATGTGGCAAGTGCGGCTGGGGCCGTGACCGTTACTGCCGGCGCGGCCACCACCACTGGCACTGGTGA
- a CDS encoding DUF397 domain-containing protein, whose amino-acid sequence MDQGNIIPPDAVWRKPLRSVGEGACVEVAELEKHVAIRDSKDRSGPALVVTNAVWMALVDTLKLP is encoded by the coding sequence GTGGACCAGGGAAACATCATTCCGCCGGACGCGGTCTGGCGGAAGCCGCTTCGAAGCGTCGGTGAAGGTGCTTGTGTAGAGGTTGCCGAGTTGGAGAAGCACGTAGCGATACGCGACTCCAAAGACCGTTCGGGTCCGGCGCTGGTAGTCACCAATGCGGTATGGATGGCCTTGGTCGACACTCTGAAACTTCCTTGA
- the wecB gene encoding non-hydrolyzing UDP-N-acetylglucosamine 2-epimerase translates to MDCTVRSSSGAIHRDDPGITADTSRTAPDVVLLGGTRPEAVKLAPIVRAMRDQGRIRPVLVASGQHETMFGQALSSFGLSPDVRLDIERPTGSLSELLGELVTTLDVHLERLRPAAVVVQGDTTTALAGALAAFWRHIPVVHVEAGLRSHDPRAPFPEEANRKLVAQLSTLHLAPTARAVNNLLEEGIAGPEVLLIGNTVVDAVLSIARTPTAYHDHRLPSLENRARTGKSRLLLATMHRRESLGAPLDGILAGLRAIVEEHADVEVVLPVHPNPQVRNQVVTGLLGVDRVHITGPLHYAEFCRLLSCARLVLTDSGGVQEEAPSFGVPCVVLREITERMEAVEAGVSVLAGPDPVLIARHAAQLLAESRDEGSNTRPNPFGDGLAAVRAEQAIAHLLGLDTCAPAAAQQAILAKGK, encoded by the coding sequence ATGGATTGCACTGTTCGGAGCAGCTCAGGGGCCATTCACCGGGACGACCCCGGAATAACGGCCGATACGTCCCGAACGGCACCCGACGTGGTATTACTGGGCGGCACCCGACCAGAGGCGGTGAAGCTCGCACCGATCGTTCGAGCAATGCGAGACCAAGGCCGGATCCGACCGGTGCTGGTCGCGAGCGGACAGCACGAAACGATGTTCGGTCAAGCCTTGTCGTCCTTCGGACTGAGCCCTGATGTCCGGCTGGACATCGAGCGCCCGACGGGAAGTCTGTCCGAACTACTGGGTGAATTGGTGACGACCCTCGACGTTCACCTCGAACGGCTCCGGCCCGCCGCTGTCGTCGTTCAAGGTGACACGACGACGGCGCTCGCCGGCGCCCTGGCGGCCTTCTGGCGTCACATTCCCGTAGTTCACGTCGAGGCCGGACTGCGGTCCCATGATCCGCGGGCACCCTTTCCCGAGGAGGCCAACCGTAAACTGGTAGCCCAGCTCAGTACATTGCATCTCGCGCCGACCGCTCGTGCGGTGAACAACCTCCTGGAAGAAGGTATCGCCGGCCCAGAGGTACTGCTGATCGGCAACACCGTGGTCGACGCGGTGCTTTCGATCGCGCGTACACCGACCGCGTACCACGATCACCGGCTTCCGTCCCTCGAGAACCGGGCGCGTACCGGCAAGTCTCGCCTGCTTCTCGCCACGATGCACCGCAGGGAATCCTTGGGCGCTCCCCTGGACGGAATCCTCGCCGGCCTGCGCGCGATAGTGGAGGAGCACGCGGACGTCGAAGTGGTCTTGCCGGTCCATCCGAATCCTCAAGTCCGTAATCAGGTGGTCACCGGCCTACTCGGTGTGGATCGTGTCCATATCACCGGCCCCCTGCATTACGCGGAGTTCTGCCGCCTGCTCTCCTGCGCGCGCCTGGTGCTCACGGATTCCGGAGGCGTGCAGGAGGAAGCGCCCAGCTTCGGAGTTCCGTGCGTCGTGCTGCGCGAAATCACCGAGCGCATGGAGGCCGTCGAAGCGGGCGTCTCGGTGCTGGCGGGACCAGATCCCGTCCTGATCGCGCGGCATGCCGCTCAGCTGTTGGCCGAGAGCCGGGACGAGGGCTCGAATACTCGCCCCAATCCGTTCGGTGACGGTCTGGCCGCTGTCAGGGCTGAGCAGGCCATCGCACACCTGCTCGGACTCGACACCTGTGCGCCCGCGGCGGCGCAGCAAGCCATACTGGCAAAGGGGAAGTGA
- a CDS encoding asparagine synthase-related protein has protein sequence MPDADVTSTVTRLLLAQGRVSVSHNSGRPWLVGNWSDDEIVVAEAGNSRVAVIGHVSVTATRLAGILERTGDVTAVSTVLSSLPGSFHVVAYVKGRSLVRGTAAGVRQVLYADVDGQVLAADRADVLAGVLGAELDLEAVALSLLDPMPPYPLDDLPMWKGVDAVPPDHFLLTDEAGRPATFRWWSPPEPVVPLGDGARALRLALTNAVAVRTSAGGRVSCDLSGGLDSTSVCFLAADSPAELIAYTTVGLDPADDDVPWAMKAIFALPGVGHEILPRNELPLVYQGIATAADCLDRPFIGQIDRAQILTCFERMAALGSRIHLTGFGGDEVLEGDLNYLRSLTRMAPWIALPRLRAYHAQGRWPLMNVVWQLLRPRSYGSWWAGTAGRITDPRQALRSPRFDWDEPPRLPPWVSRDCVDLVRQMLRVRQEAVRPLAGDPSKHADLLAIRSGARIARSFGQLVGPTGVPFAVPFLDDQVVEACLAVRAYERSTPWEYKPLIKEAMRGIVPEASLERTTKAESSAEEEAGLRANHLDLMALCEDSRLAELGLVDADQLRAASHYSPSLTRPHESLQQTFTSEAWLRRLGIQSAQAGPRS, from the coding sequence ATGCCAGACGCCGACGTGACAAGCACGGTCACGAGGCTGCTACTCGCCCAGGGGCGGGTGTCCGTGTCTCACAATTCTGGCCGCCCCTGGCTGGTGGGCAACTGGAGTGACGACGAGATCGTGGTAGCCGAGGCGGGGAATTCGCGGGTGGCGGTGATCGGGCACGTGTCCGTCACCGCCACCCGTCTCGCCGGCATCCTCGAGAGGACCGGCGACGTCACTGCTGTCAGCACGGTGCTGTCTTCGCTACCCGGCAGTTTTCACGTGGTCGCGTACGTCAAAGGCCGTTCACTGGTGCGGGGAACGGCGGCCGGTGTCCGCCAGGTCCTCTATGCCGACGTGGATGGACAGGTGCTCGCCGCCGACCGGGCCGACGTGCTCGCCGGGGTGCTCGGTGCCGAACTGGACCTCGAGGCGGTGGCACTGTCACTTTTGGACCCGATGCCACCATACCCACTGGACGATCTCCCCATGTGGAAGGGCGTCGACGCTGTTCCACCGGATCATTTTCTGTTGACCGACGAGGCCGGGCGACCGGCGACCTTCCGTTGGTGGTCGCCGCCCGAACCGGTGGTGCCGCTCGGGGACGGCGCACGCGCGCTTCGACTCGCGCTCACCAATGCGGTCGCGGTCAGGACTTCCGCCGGCGGCAGAGTGAGCTGCGACCTTTCCGGCGGCCTCGACTCGACCTCGGTATGCTTTCTCGCGGCGGACAGTCCTGCCGAACTGATCGCCTACACCACGGTCGGTCTGGATCCGGCTGATGACGACGTCCCTTGGGCCATGAAGGCGATCTTCGCCTTGCCCGGGGTGGGACACGAGATCCTGCCCCGAAACGAACTTCCCTTGGTTTATCAGGGCATAGCCACCGCGGCCGACTGCCTGGACCGGCCCTTCATCGGGCAGATCGATCGGGCTCAGATACTGACGTGCTTCGAACGCATGGCCGCGCTGGGGTCGCGGATCCACCTCACCGGATTCGGGGGCGACGAGGTCCTGGAAGGCGATCTGAACTATCTGCGTTCGCTGACTCGTATGGCGCCATGGATCGCGTTACCCCGGCTTCGGGCATACCACGCTCAGGGGCGTTGGCCGCTCATGAACGTCGTGTGGCAGCTGCTTCGACCACGTTCGTACGGTTCTTGGTGGGCAGGCACCGCTGGGCGGATCACCGATCCGCGCCAGGCGCTGAGGTCTCCGAGGTTCGACTGGGACGAGCCACCGCGGTTGCCGCCGTGGGTCAGTCGCGACTGCGTCGATCTTGTCCGCCAGATGCTTCGAGTGAGGCAAGAAGCCGTACGCCCGCTGGCAGGTGACCCCAGCAAGCATGCCGATCTCCTCGCCATCCGGTCGGGTGCGCGGATCGCCCGATCGTTCGGGCAGCTGGTGGGACCGACCGGCGTGCCGTTCGCTGTGCCTTTTCTCGACGATCAGGTCGTTGAGGCGTGCTTGGCCGTCCGCGCGTATGAGCGGTCCACGCCCTGGGAATACAAACCGCTGATCAAGGAGGCCATGAGGGGGATCGTCCCCGAGGCTTCGCTCGAACGCACGACCAAGGCCGAAAGTTCGGCCGAGGAGGAGGCAGGATTGCGCGCCAACCATCTTGACCTGATGGCGCTGTGTGAGGACTCCCGGCTCGCCGAACTGGGACTTGTCGATGCCGATCAGTTGCGGGCAGCCAGTCATTACTCGCCTTCGCTGACCCGGCCGCACGAGTCGCTTCAGCAGACTTTCACTTCCGAGGCTTGGCTTCGACGGCTCGGAATCCAGTCAGCGCAGGCGGGACCGCGATCGTGA
- a CDS encoding helix-turn-helix transcriptional regulator, whose translation MAADYSPTVRRRRLDSELRRHREKAGKKIGEVAEYLGCRHSKISRIENGHGSISPGDVRLMLDLYGVQGVEADRLVQAARESRVRGWWHSYGDVLPGWLATYVGLEAEAATSRTYEGEVITGLLQTKEYARAVTAATVVPRTEDQVDRQVMLRMKRQERLHSSRPISLWAVHSEAALRRPVGGRPVMRDQLTHLLEISELPHVNVQVLPIAAGEHPAMVGPFTVLEFHEESDPDVVYVETPVGGLYMERESEIAGYTCVFGRLREMALSPEQTTSFVGKIIKEL comes from the coding sequence TTGGCCGCTGATTACAGCCCCACTGTCCGTCGTAGGCGTTTGGACAGCGAACTGCGTCGCCATCGGGAGAAGGCAGGCAAGAAGATCGGCGAAGTCGCCGAATATCTCGGATGCCGGCACTCGAAGATTTCGCGCATCGAGAACGGTCATGGCAGCATCAGTCCAGGTGACGTCCGCTTGATGCTGGACTTGTACGGCGTACAAGGCGTTGAAGCGGATCGTCTTGTCCAGGCCGCGAGAGAATCCCGTGTTCGGGGATGGTGGCACAGCTATGGTGACGTGTTACCCGGGTGGCTCGCGACCTATGTGGGGTTGGAGGCTGAAGCCGCCACGAGTCGAACATATGAAGGCGAAGTGATCACCGGGCTTTTGCAGACCAAGGAGTATGCCCGTGCGGTCACGGCGGCGACCGTGGTTCCCCGGACGGAGGACCAGGTCGACCGACAGGTGATGCTGCGCATGAAACGCCAGGAACGCCTGCACTCCAGCCGCCCGATCAGCTTGTGGGCGGTGCATAGTGAGGCGGCTTTGCGACGGCCCGTCGGCGGCAGGCCTGTCATGCGTGACCAGCTCACGCACCTTCTGGAGATTTCGGAACTGCCGCACGTCAACGTGCAGGTTCTGCCCATCGCGGCCGGTGAACACCCGGCGATGGTAGGACCGTTCACGGTGTTGGAGTTCCACGAGGAGTCCGATCCGGACGTCGTCTACGTCGAGACTCCTGTGGGTGGTCTGTACATGGAGCGCGAGAGTGAGATCGCGGGATACACCTGTGTTTTCGGGCGGCTGAGGGAGATGGCACTGTCTCCCGAGCAAACCACCAGTTTCGTCGGCAAGATCATTAAGGAGTTGTAG
- a CDS encoding AfsR/SARP family transcriptional regulator, with protein MSTPLIENALWEGLPPRSASGNVKTYVSQLRRTLAALGGDPSRIANRVGAYRISVKPSELDVFRFEESVRLGREARNRSADGEAVEHFREALGLWRGEPYEDLPLSIRRPVVARLEELRWTAREELIDVRLMLGQHHTVVPDLRALTIEHPTRERLWCLLLLALHRSGRRADALDAYQSAYRSLTDELGIEPGAELRRLHERMLADTL; from the coding sequence GTGTCCACTCCGCTGATAGAGAATGCGCTCTGGGAGGGTTTACCGCCGAGGTCCGCGTCAGGGAATGTCAAAACCTATGTCTCGCAGTTGCGTCGGACGCTGGCGGCGCTCGGGGGCGATCCAAGCAGGATCGCGAATCGGGTCGGCGCATACCGGATAAGCGTAAAGCCGAGTGAACTCGACGTCTTCCGATTCGAGGAGTCGGTGCGGCTGGGGCGGGAAGCGCGAAACCGGTCTGCCGACGGCGAGGCTGTCGAGCATTTCCGCGAAGCGCTCGGGCTCTGGCGCGGCGAGCCGTATGAAGATCTTCCGCTGTCCATCAGGCGTCCCGTAGTGGCTCGCCTGGAAGAGCTGCGCTGGACCGCCCGCGAGGAACTGATCGACGTACGGCTGATGCTGGGGCAGCACCATACGGTAGTCCCAGACCTCCGTGCGCTGACGATCGAACATCCGACACGCGAGCGGCTGTGGTGCCTGCTACTTCTCGCTTTGCACCGTTCTGGCCGGCGAGCCGACGCGTTGGACGCGTACCAATCGGCCTACCGATCACTGACGGACGAGCTCGGCATCGAGCCCGGTGCCGAGCTGCGCCGGCTGCATGAGCGAATGCTCGCGGACACGTTGTGA
- a CDS encoding cache domain-containing protein, with translation MELRFGLTQSEREQGREPDALLGSLGEVYPRWRGMALMQSSTGRLLATRGEPLPFASLDSEVTKEASVRPVASTGKGVVMVATVPMLAGNEQRTLVAFTDLVTSEVPLDSGLGQSVLVVTDEGRVLDSRGPAPAVDARVSQGLINKAAAESAGGRTGSTVDLVAGNGTGPEGVREKALVVAHAPLTVAGLSGAWRLSLVSMAHVPVEGHTQTDRHPVTVVSLVVVAVFGFVLVRRTIVVPVHRLRTGALTVASGAGAPKSRGLEVREVRRIAAVLEQLSCAAEPGRRPRWWVPSARLTIVGAAATMLAWSCSVLVAAGGAAPRVPELVVRERGMEVSRIADTVRRSLNGAVADLKLLARTNGNKDTDSVLPLMERLIAREARYRSIYVVDSAGRIGARTGRPPLRAEARLPSGEGVRQYNTAGSLPVIFAYAELPDARHGVVAEFDVEHLSELLHQRAGRVRVVDPGFRTIADTEGYLAFHTLSEDSLRRSASEALAGRPRAEIGRSRGGESVIASAAIGAPGPAGTLQWSVISEQGTATLGLPENEVSRRALSAGLIGLVIALLNFGWHEFIVVRQLRRTATLAERLASGDHVSGIHPVRQDQIGTITLCLEICRKTASDSEYRKELARRES, from the coding sequence ATGGAACTCCGGTTCGGACTGACGCAGTCCGAGAGGGAGCAGGGCCGGGAACCGGACGCCCTGCTCGGTTCTCTGGGTGAGGTGTATCCCCGATGGCGCGGGATGGCACTCATGCAGAGCTCGACGGGACGATTGCTCGCCACTCGCGGCGAACCCCTGCCCTTCGCGTCTCTCGACAGTGAAGTCACGAAGGAAGCGAGCGTTCGTCCTGTGGCGTCGACGGGCAAGGGCGTCGTCATGGTCGCGACGGTCCCGATGCTCGCCGGCAACGAGCAGCGGACCCTGGTGGCGTTCACCGACCTGGTGACCTCTGAGGTTCCGTTGGACTCGGGACTCGGACAGAGCGTGCTGGTGGTCACGGACGAAGGTCGCGTCCTCGATTCGAGAGGGCCCGCTCCTGCCGTGGATGCCCGAGTCAGCCAGGGGTTGATCAACAAGGCCGCGGCCGAATCGGCGGGGGGACGTACCGGTAGCACCGTCGACCTTGTCGCCGGGAACGGAACAGGGCCGGAGGGTGTCCGTGAGAAGGCGCTGGTGGTCGCCCATGCGCCGCTGACGGTAGCCGGTCTATCCGGGGCGTGGAGACTCTCGCTCGTATCGATGGCCCACGTGCCGGTGGAAGGGCACACGCAGACAGATCGCCACCCGGTGACCGTTGTCAGCCTGGTGGTCGTGGCGGTCTTCGGCTTCGTACTGGTACGCAGGACCATTGTCGTTCCGGTTCACCGGCTGCGAACCGGCGCGCTGACGGTCGCCTCCGGGGCCGGCGCGCCGAAGTCGCGTGGCTTGGAAGTGCGTGAGGTGCGCCGGATCGCCGCGGTGCTGGAGCAACTCAGTTGTGCGGCGGAACCCGGACGACGCCCGCGGTGGTGGGTGCCGTCGGCACGACTGACGATCGTCGGCGCCGCGGCGACCATGCTGGCCTGGTCGTGCTCTGTGCTGGTGGCCGCCGGTGGCGCGGCACCCAGGGTGCCGGAACTCGTCGTGCGTGAACGGGGAATGGAGGTTTCGCGTATCGCGGACACGGTCCGCCGCAGCCTGAACGGAGCGGTCGCGGACTTGAAACTCTTGGCGAGGACCAACGGGAACAAGGACACTGATTCGGTACTCCCACTCATGGAGCGCCTGATCGCCAGGGAGGCCAGGTACCGGAGTATCTATGTAGTGGATTCGGCGGGCCGGATCGGCGCCCGGACCGGGCGGCCGCCACTGCGGGCCGAAGCCCGGCTGCCTTCCGGCGAAGGTGTACGTCAGTACAACACCGCCGGAAGCCTCCCAGTGATCTTCGCGTACGCGGAACTGCCGGATGCCCGCCATGGCGTCGTCGCCGAGTTCGATGTGGAGCACCTTTCGGAACTATTGCACCAGCGCGCCGGTCGAGTCCGGGTCGTCGATCCCGGTTTCCGGACGATCGCCGACACCGAGGGGTATCTCGCGTTCCATACGCTGTCCGAGGACTCTCTCCGACGAAGCGCGAGTGAGGCACTCGCGGGGCGGCCTCGCGCGGAGATAGGGCGATCCCGGGGCGGTGAGTCGGTGATCGCCTCGGCCGCGATCGGCGCACCGGGACCGGCGGGCACCCTGCAATGGAGTGTGATCTCCGAACAAGGCACCGCCACGCTAGGACTTCCGGAAAACGAAGTGAGCCGGCGCGCTCTCTCGGCCGGTCTCATCGGTCTCGTCATCGCTCTGCTGAACTTCGGTTGGCATGAGTTCATCGTCGTACGGCAGTTGCGGCGGACGGCGACGCTCGCGGAGCGGTTGGCATCCGGCGACCACGTATCCGGGATCCACCCGGTGAGACAAGACCAGATCGGCACGATCACCTTATGCCTCGAGATCTGCAGGAAAACAGCGAGTGATTCCGAGTATCGGAAAGAGCTTGCCCGGCGAGAGAGCTGA
- a CDS encoding poly-gamma-glutamate biosynthesis protein PgsC/CapC yields MGTLLPGVATLGLAIGLVLALACVLLTNLSPGGMISPGWLALTLVEDYRRAAIVVAMTVFTYAGSKGLQRLTILYGKRLFSAIVLLAVLLQSTLFLVLQHDYPLLFAHQTLGFVVPGLIAYQLIRQPPVATMLATATVSLVTGAVLASGVLAGFVSTV; encoded by the coding sequence ATGGGAACCTTGTTGCCAGGCGTCGCGACACTCGGATTGGCCATCGGCCTCGTGCTGGCGCTGGCCTGTGTACTGCTCACCAATCTGTCGCCCGGTGGAATGATCAGTCCGGGCTGGCTCGCGCTGACGCTTGTGGAGGACTACCGGCGTGCCGCGATCGTAGTAGCGATGACCGTGTTCACCTATGCGGGGTCGAAGGGGCTGCAACGGCTCACCATCTTGTACGGAAAGCGCCTCTTCTCGGCCATCGTCCTGCTCGCCGTCTTGCTCCAGAGCACGCTCTTCCTGGTCCTGCAGCACGACTACCCACTGCTGTTCGCCCATCAAACGCTGGGCTTCGTGGTGCCGGGACTGATCGCCTACCAGCTGATCCGCCAGCCACCCGTCGCCACCATGCTGGCGACGGCGACGGTCAGCCTGGTCACCGGTGCGGTCCTGGCAAGCGGCGTTCTCGCCGGTTTCGTCTCCACAGTCTGA
- the pgsB gene encoding poly-gamma-glutamate synthase PgsB, with protein MIPSIGKSLPGERADVLFCYVVYVVFCVLALTAGILEQRRHHANLRSIPTRVLVNGTRGKSSITRLCAGALRGGDLVTVAKTTGTAARFVHPDAHEEPVYRKFGIANVIEQVGVVRRAVAYSPDALVVECMAVMPELQEINQTKLISSTIGVISNVRLDHVEEMGPTIDDIACSLSRSMPKGGICVTAERERLSVLKQEAARRNCELVVIDPETVTDEDMKGFGWITFKENVAIALAVAALLGVDRGAALRGMWSAPPDPGALSVDRFRVRGKQLRFANLLAVNDPESTLMNIEELMSEKLITRPLHVVIGCRPDRIERNRQIGSLIPRLDPERVILIGEPTRSARSAIPSQWQGRVCDLGGRRSSSELLDGVVDGIEGEASVVAIGSIHGQGERLLGELQALERITADAVVWTAERGREGS; from the coding sequence GTGATTCCGAGTATCGGAAAGAGCTTGCCCGGCGAGAGAGCTGATGTGCTTTTCTGTTACGTCGTATATGTAGTCTTCTGTGTCCTTGCGCTGACGGCCGGCATCCTCGAACAGCGCCGTCACCACGCCAATCTCCGGTCCATTCCGACGAGAGTGCTGGTCAACGGCACTCGCGGGAAGAGCTCGATAACCCGGTTGTGCGCGGGTGCGCTGCGAGGTGGCGATCTGGTGACCGTCGCCAAGACGACAGGAACCGCTGCCCGGTTCGTTCATCCGGACGCGCATGAAGAACCGGTTTACCGGAAATTCGGCATCGCCAATGTCATCGAGCAGGTCGGTGTGGTGCGCCGCGCCGTCGCCTACTCGCCCGATGCCTTGGTCGTCGAGTGCATGGCTGTGATGCCGGAGTTGCAGGAGATCAACCAGACCAAGCTGATCTCCTCGACAATCGGCGTCATTTCCAATGTCCGCCTGGACCACGTCGAGGAAATGGGCCCCACGATCGACGATATCGCCTGCTCGCTCAGCAGGTCGATGCCGAAGGGAGGGATTTGCGTCACCGCCGAGCGAGAACGGCTTTCAGTGCTGAAGCAGGAGGCGGCTCGGCGAAACTGCGAGCTCGTCGTGATCGATCCGGAGACCGTGACGGATGAGGACATGAAGGGTTTCGGCTGGATCACTTTCAAGGAGAACGTCGCCATAGCCTTGGCCGTCGCGGCGCTCCTGGGGGTCGATCGCGGGGCGGCGTTGCGCGGTATGTGGTCCGCGCCACCCGACCCGGGAGCGCTGAGTGTCGATCGGTTCCGGGTGCGCGGGAAGCAGCTGAGATTCGCCAATCTCCTCGCCGTCAACGATCCGGAATCCACGTTGATGAACATCGAGGAGCTCATGTCCGAGAAGCTCATCACCCGCCCGCTGCATGTGGTGATCGGATGCCGCCCCGACCGGATCGAGCGTAATCGCCAAATAGGATCACTGATCCCGCGGCTCGACCCGGAGCGAGTGATCCTGATCGGTGAGCCGACACGGAGCGCGAGAAGTGCCATTCCAAGCCAATGGCAGGGCAGGGTATGCGATCTCGGCGGTCGTCGCAGCTCATCCGAGCTTCTCGACGGAGTCGTCGACGGGATCGAGGGTGAGGCGTCAGTCGTCGCGATCGGCAGCATCCACGGCCAGGGAGAGCGACTCCTGGGCGAGCTGCAGGCTCTGGAGCGGATAACGGCCGACGCCGTTGTCTGGACCGCGGAACGAGGAAGGGAGGGATCGTAA
- a CDS encoding glycosyltransferase family 2 protein gives MQIYSLMLALMLGWPIYNIILSLLSLRTPMPGVAGPGRPSCFWLVVPALDEELVIADTVRSLLALADDKNRLRVLVVDDGSTDRTSTVLESLYDDRLLVLRRNLPEARQGKGAALNAAYRLIRELALEEGTAAETVVGVVDADGRVSRNLLTEVDRYLADGTSGAVQCRVRIRNRHNLLGLLQDIEFGCVADAAQTVRDTVGTVALGGNGQFVKLSVLMAFGSDPWSSCLVEDTELGLRLHRAGVRVRYVRRAVVTQQAVVDIRRLVRQRTRWAQGNLQCARHLPGLLTSRHVSALGLVDLLHYLIIPWCVPLVALLAFLFLGIAIHVGLGGTALFPLASGTTDAVSAWVMWLGALLLPGAVWGFTHRLRLRDEPLWRCVVTSMTYPVFLVLGSVAGCRGVARHVGGRVDWVKTERLAERTVARGRHTR, from the coding sequence ATGCAGATCTATTCGTTGATGCTGGCGCTCATGCTCGGATGGCCGATCTACAATATTATTCTGTCTTTGTTGAGCCTGAGAACTCCTATGCCGGGCGTGGCAGGCCCAGGCAGACCGTCGTGTTTCTGGCTTGTGGTCCCGGCGCTTGACGAGGAACTGGTGATCGCTGACACCGTACGGTCTCTCCTTGCCTTGGCCGACGACAAGAATCGGCTGCGCGTGCTGGTGGTGGACGATGGGAGTACCGACCGGACCTCGACGGTGCTCGAGTCCCTCTATGACGATCGATTGCTGGTCCTTCGGCGTAATCTGCCGGAGGCACGACAAGGCAAAGGTGCCGCTCTCAACGCCGCGTACCGGCTGATCCGCGAACTCGCGCTGGAGGAGGGCACGGCAGCCGAGACCGTGGTCGGCGTGGTCGACGCCGACGGCCGGGTCAGCCGAAACCTGCTTACCGAAGTCGATCGATACCTCGCCGACGGGACAAGTGGTGCGGTCCAATGCAGGGTCCGTATTCGTAATCGGCACAACTTGCTGGGGTTACTGCAGGACATCGAGTTCGGCTGCGTCGCCGACGCGGCTCAGACGGTGCGTGACACCGTCGGTACGGTCGCCCTGGGCGGCAACGGCCAGTTCGTCAAGCTCTCGGTACTCATGGCTTTCGGGAGCGACCCGTGGTCGTCCTGTCTGGTGGAGGACACCGAACTGGGACTACGTCTGCATCGGGCAGGGGTCCGAGTCCGCTACGTGAGACGTGCCGTCGTGACCCAGCAGGCCGTCGTCGACATTCGCCGGCTGGTTCGGCAACGTACTCGGTGGGCGCAGGGGAATCTCCAGTGCGCTCGCCATCTGCCCGGGTTGCTCACCTCTCGTCACGTCTCCGCGCTGGGGCTGGTCGACCTGCTGCACTACTTGATCATTCCTTGGTGCGTACCTCTCGTCGCCCTGCTGGCGTTCCTGTTTCTCGGCATTGCCATCCACGTCGGGCTCGGCGGGACGGCTCTGTTCCCGCTCGCGAGCGGTACGACCGATGCGGTGTCGGCATGGGTGATGTGGCTGGGTGCGCTGCTGTTGCCCGGTGCGGTCTGGGGATTCACCCATCGGCTCAGACTGCGTGACGAGCCCCTGTGGCGATGTGTGGTCACCTCGATGACCTATCCGGTCTTCCTGGTGCTCGGTTCGGTCGCGGGCTGTCGTGGAGTCGCCCGGCACGTCGGCGGCCGTGTCGACTGGGTGAAGACAGAACGTCTGGCCGAGCGTACGGTGGCCAGGGGGCGGCACACGAGATGA